Part of the Novipirellula caenicola genome is shown below.
TGTTGATTCTGTTGCTCGGTGTGCTGGGGTTTGCATCGTTGTGGGGCGTCGTTTCGCTGCTGCGAGGCGTAACCATCACCATGCCATGGAAATTGGTATTGCCGCTGCTGCTGACGCCGATTGTGTTTGTCTTGTTTGTCCCGGTTTGCACCGCCGGTGGTTTTGTTGCAATGATGACCATCGGCAACGCCGGCTATGGCCCATCGATGGTCGGGGTTAGCATCACGGTGATCGGCAGCTTCACATTAACCATCATCAGCATCGCGACCATGATACGATCTCGCTATGCCGCCCGTGCTCGCGAAGACGCCGCGATCGCTCGACGCGAGAGTACCCGCGAATGAAAAACCGATCCGTTACCTCGCTTGGCAAATCCGCGATCGCGGCGATCGATCCTCGACCGCGTGCTGACCATGTCATGATCGGAACCACCGATTCGCTGTGTCCTGAATGCATGACCGTGGTCCCCGCGAAAATCATCACGCGAGGTCAACGCGTTTACTTTCGCAAAAAATGCCCGCAACATGGTGTGCGAGAGGATTTCGTTTGCAGTGACGCTTCCTGGTGGGATCGCGACGAAGGGCACACGGCATCGGTTTTGCCGCTGGTCCGATCCACGGATGCCGCCAAGGGATGCCCGCATGACTGCGGGCTATGCGAGGAACATGAACAACACACTTGTATCGGATTGGTGGAACTGACCGACCGTTGCAATCTGAGTTGTCCGATGTGTTTCGCATCAAGCGGGCCGTCCGGAAAGGACCACTCGCTTGACGACATCATTGCCTCGTTGGATCGGTTGATCGAGTGTGAAGGACACGCCGAGGTGTGCCAATTATCCGGCGGCGAACCCACGCTTCACCCGCAGTTTGAACGAGTCGTGGACGAGGCACTCGCTCGGCCGATTGATTATGTGATGATCAACACCAACGGATTGCGACTCGCCAAAGACGCGGCGCTCGTCGAGCGATTGGCAAAGAACCGAGATCGTATCGAAATCTATTTCCAGTGGGATGGGCTGGATCGCGAGTTGGTTCGCCGCGTGCGTGGCGAAGACGTGATCGATGCCAAACGCCGTGCCCTGGACCGATTAGGCGACGCGGATTTGAATGTCACGTTGGTCTCCACGCTGACATCGCCGCTCGACGAACACTTCTACCGCGATCTATGGGCCGAAGCGCTGGGGCGGCCGAACGTGACCGGGCTTAGCTTGCAGCCGGCGACGCTGAGCGGCCGCCACTGGCTGCCCGCCGATTTAGAGGACCGCGTCACGTTTCCAGACGTGATCCAAGGATTGGCCAAGGCCAGCGGAGGCATGATTCGCGAGCACGACTTCACGCCGCTGCCCTGCGCCCATCCGAACTGTCATCAAATCATGTTGGCGGCACGAGACGGAGACCGCTTGGCAGCACTCAATCAAATCGCACCGGTTGCCGACAACCTTGACTTGATCGCCGGTGGCATCAGCTTTACACCCGAGCGTTCCCAACAGCTTGTCCGTTTGTTTCTGGAGCGAATGTCACACTGTGGAAGCGATTGCGGATGTGCGGACGTCGTTTCGCTCGGTCCAACCATCTCGCCATCCTCAACGCCATCCGCCCCATTGTCCGCAAACATGGATCCGGTGCTCGATCGCTTCTTCGCCCGCGTGCTGGCGCAACAAGCTACCGCCAAAGACCTGATGCGAGTCACGATCACGAGTTTTCTTGATGCCTACAACTTTGACGTTCGCCAACTGATGAAATGTTGTACGCATCACGTTTTGCCAAGCGGTCACATGGTGCCGTTCTGTGCGTACAACACGTTGTACCGCCCCGGCCATTTGAAGCTTCCACCGCTGAAACCATGAGTGATAAACAAGCGACTGCCCGACGGCGTCACCCACCTGGTTCAAAGACCTCGCTTAACGACACTTACGATTTGAATAGGACAAGGCAGACGAGTGGTCTGTCCCTGTTGAATCTTGCCTGTTGAATCTTAGGGTAGTGCTACCCCCATTTTGAACTCTCTGCGATCTCATGCATTCGACTGAGATGCAAGCGTCGATTACCGTTCATCTAAAACGACCTCCCTTCCTTCGTTACCTTTAATGTTTCAATCTCGAATCGCCTACGCTGTTTGCATGGGGTTAGCTGCGGTGATCGCAACCTACTGGATCCGTCGTCGCCAACGGTCCATGAACCTGGATACCATGCAGCGAATCGGGATTCTGGTTGGCGGACTGGTGGGCGCGACCGTCGGGGCAAAGCTGCCATTCCTGTTGGCGGGCACCTTTGCCGGAGGCAACCCGTTGGACCTGTGGTTCAGCGATGGGAAAACGGTGTTATGGGGTTTGGCCGGCGGCTATCTAGGAGTCGAGTTTGCCAAATGGACCTTTTACGTACGCGTTTCGACCGGTGACTCATTTGTCATTCCGATTGCCATTGCAATCGCAATCGGCCGCATCGGATGCTTGCTGTATGGATGTTGCTACGGCATCGCCACCAACCAACAATGGGGAATGCGATTTCCGACAGCCGATGACGGTGGATTGCTGCTGCGGCATCCAGCCCAGCTGTACGAGTTCGCGTTCCACATCGCGTTTGCCTGTGCGGCGTATTACGGAATCCGCCAGCAAAAAGCGATGCGGCACTGGATGCTGCTGTATTTGATCGCCTATGCCTCGTTCCGTTTTATCAGCGAGTCATGGCGTCCCGAACTACGGCTGGCGGGTGGATTGACCTTCTATCAATGGAGCAGTGTGGGGATCGGCATCGGCTTTTCCGCTCTACTTTTGTGGCGTTTGCGTGTTGAAAAAATGACGATTCGGTTAAACAACGATCCCGAATCGAAGTTTGGGATCTGACAAACCATCCATTCACAGGTATTGTGTGCGAAAAACAGTCTAAGTTGAGGCGGCGCTGTTTTGCTCGGCTGCCATCACAACCTTCACTCTCAACGACTTTCACTCTGACCCCAGCTGAATCATGCGATTTTTCTCGTTGCCCGTTTGCTTTGCCTTGATCGCAGCGTCCAGTGCCGGAGCGATTCCAACGTGTTGCGGCAAGGATTCTGCGGCGACGGTCGCCGTCACCGCCGAGGCATCACCAAAATCGTCCTCGCAACCTCGCGCGACCAATCCGGCATTGCCGCGTGTGGACACAATGCGTGAACTGCAATCCGAAGCGATCAAAAAACAATCAGCCGACTGGGGACACTGGGGACACATTCCAAGCCGCTACAGCACTTGGCTAAACCATAGCAACCGGTTGATCCCAATCTATACGTTTGGCATCACGCTTGATCCGCTTCGTGAAGAAGGCAGTGTGTACAGCGACCCGGCACGTTTGGAAAAATTGTATGGCAAGGTTCCTACCAACACCGTCAATCCGACCGCAGCCTACTTTGACCAAACCGACGTTTATCGGTTGCAAAAGAAAGCCATCGAGCAGGGACGCAAAAACATCATCCTGTTCGTATTCGACGGTATGGATTGGCAAACCACACGAGCGGCAGCGATCTACAAATCAGGACGGGTCGGTTACGACACCGGACGTGGCGATGTTTTGTCGTTTCAAAATTACCGTGGTACTAAAACCGACTTCGGATACTTCTGTACCAGCCCTCGACTCGGGGGCACCAAATTCGATGTCAATTCGCAAGTCGTGCTTGGCGGCGGCAAAGATGCCTCGGGAGGCTTCAATGTCAAACGCGGCGGCGCCTACCCTTGGCTCGAACAAAGCAACAGCGATTACCTTTTGGGGCTGGATCGCAGCGAACCGCACAGCGTCACGGACTCAGCCGCATCGGCGGTCAGCATGACCGCAGGCGTTAAAACCTATAACGGATCGATCAACTACACCGTCGATGGCGAACATATCGTCCCGATTGCTCGTGAACTGCAGCCGCAAGGCTTTCAGATCGGTGTCGTCACCAACGTGCCGCTAAGCCATGCGACTCCGGGGGCAGCCTATGCAAACAACGTGGCTCGCTATGACTACCAAGACATTGCCCGCGACATGGTGGGATTGCGATCGGCGTCCCATCGCGACCACCCACTCCAGGGCATCGACGTGATCATTAGCGGTGGTTGGGGCGAAGGCAAAGACAAGGACGCCGCGCAGGGCGACAACTTTGCTCAAGGCAATCCCTACTTTCATCAAACCGATCTGCACGCCATCGATCGCAAAAACGGTGGCAAGTACACGGTGGCCCAGCGAACCAGTGGTGTCGCCGGACGTGCGGGATTGATGCAGGGGGCCGACGAAGCGATTCGCCAAGGCACTCGGTTTCTTGGATTCTATGGCGCGACTGGCGGCCACTTGCCATTTCAAACGGCTGACGGCGGTTTCAATCCCACCTTTGATGCAAAGGGAACCGAATCGTATTCGCAGGCCGATATCGACGAGAACCCGACGCTTGCGGATATGGCCGAAGCGGCCTTAAAAATCCTGGAAAAATCCGAAACGGGATTCTGGTTGATGGTCGAAGCCGGAGACGTCGATTGGGCTAACCATGCCAACAACTTGGACAACAGTATCGGTGCGGTCCTGAGCGGCGAAGCGGCCTTCGAAAGGATCGTCGATTGGGTCGAGCGGACCCAGGGCTGGGACGACACCGCCATCATCGTGACCTCGGATCACGGCCATTTCTTGGTCATCGACGACGCCGAAGTGATCGCCGAAGCGGGCCGCGAGGATCGCCAAGCGGTTTCGACACCGTGATTTTTCGCGGCGATCGCATCGGTGATCCCCCCAACACGGATGCCTCGTAACCACGACTCAGCCGCAAAAATCTCGCTCCTTTGACGAGTTTCGCGATGTCTGCTGCGGTCACCGGACTTTTTTCCGCTGGTCAAGCCGAGTACCACTAGGTAGACTGGGCCAGTTCGTCACACACCGGTGCTTGAGTCCATTTTGAAGATCATCGCCCTACGGCTTTGACCCAAAATGCTTGAATTCAATCACCGGCGTGTGACAGAGAGTAGTCCGCCATTCCAATCAGCGTCGAACGAGACCTGCGCCGGAATGCCAATTTCAGCATCGATTTGCTGGGGGCGAGGGGCAGGTCGCACAAGTCCGATTGAACGAATTTAACGAATTTAACGAAGGCCTCGGGCAGCCGATGTCGGGGACGAGCGTGGCTCGTCTAAAAAACCGAACTCGAATTTACCCCGCGGCAAGATCAAGTTCACTTCGGTCTTTGCCTCGCTGCGGTGATTGGAACCGGTGTTTGGAACCAATGTCACACAGCAAACAGGGTGTATCCGTGAATTCATCGGAGTTTGATTCCGTTTCCGATGCCGCTGAAATCAACCTTGTCGATGACCTCGAAGGTGTCGACGGAGGCGATCAAGCATCGAAGCTGAGACTTTGCCAGGAAATCATCGACTATCGTTTCAAAGACGAATCGTTGCTGTTATCCGCTTTGACGCATGCCTCGGGCGCTTCCCACCGGCTCGAAAGCAACGAACGGCTCGAGTTTCTCGGCGATTCGGTTCTCGGATTGACCGTCTGCCACTGGTTGTACGAGGAATACCCCGAATACAACGAAGGCGATTTGACCAAGATCAAATCGTATGTCGTCAGCCGACGTTCGTGTGGCAAGATCGCCTGTGCCCTCGGACTGGATCGCTGCTTGATCGTCGGACGAGGCGTGACTCGCAATCGCAGCTTTCCCAAGTCGTTGGTCAGCGATGTTTTTGAAGCCATCGTCGCGGCGGTCTATCTAGATGGCGGTCCCGAAGTGATTCGCGAACGGCTGAAAAAATGGCTGGCCGATGAGGTCCGCGTCGCAGTCGAAAGCCAAGGCGCAAGCAACTTCAAAAGCACACTGCAACAATACGCACAGCGAGAGCTTTCGAGCACTCCCGTTTATCGGATGATCCGCGAAACGGGGCCCGATCACCGCAAAGCGTTCTTGATTTCAGCGGTGATCGAAGACCGTAGCTTTCCCGCCGCTTGGGGTAACAACAAAAAGGATGCCGAGCAACGCGCGGCATCCAATGCGTTGGCGGAACTACACGATCTGTCCGTGCCGTATCCGCAAGACGAAATGCATGATTAGTGAGCGATCCGCTAGCTAACGATCCACAGGCGAACGATCAGTTATCGAACGCCCCACAGTCGAACGATCAGTGCGATTCAGGGAACTGAAAACCGTGAGGCAACTGGAACCCCGAGCCGCTTGGCGAACTCGCTTCGCTGTCGGCTGGTTTTTCTGCCGCTGGCTGAACCGGCTTGGCCGCTGGTTTAGCAGCCGCTCCAGGCGTGGTGGGCCATGTGCCTGGCGTTGTCTCGGCTGTCGCCTTTGGATTGACACTTAGCGTGGCCGGCTGAAAACTAGGCGTCGAATAGCTTGGCACCGCTGGCGATGCGGGCGTGGTCGCTGCAGCATTCGGGTTGCCGGTTGCTGTGGACGGTGCCCAAGTTGTCGCCGCCGGGCGATAGCTGACCGCCGCAGCAGGAACATCAGCATTGGCCCGAGCCGCGATGCTGGCCGCTGCATCAGTGGTGCCGTTTGCCGGAGCACCAGCCGCTTGCGCGACCGAGGCTTGGGTTTGAGGCGGCTGAGCTGCGATCTTTTCGACAGGGGCTTGAGCAGGATTCACGCCTCGCGACGCATCGATCTGTGCAAGCATTTCGCGTGAGCGTTCGACGGCCTTCTTGACGGCCGCGTCGCTGGCACCTTGAGCGTCAAATTTGAGCGTTTCCGACAAGAAGCCGCGAGCTTCGTTCATTTGCCCCTTGCTGTAGTGCAAGTAGGCCATGTTGAAGTTAGCAACGGCCGGCTTGTTGTTCTGCATCAATACCTGCAACGCCTCTTGCTTCTTGTTGGATTCAAACAAGACGCTTGCCAAGTTGTTGGCGTAACGGGATGTCCCCGGAGCCAGTTCGAGCGATTTGGCAATCATCTTTGCCGCTTCGTCATGGTTTCCGGTCTTGCTGAGGGTTAACCCCAGATCGTTGTACAGTGCCGCATCACCAGGACTTTGCTTGATGGCAAGCTGGAAGTACTCAGTCGCTTTGGCATGATTGCCTTGGCGGAAATGAAGTCGCGCGATACTGGTCAACGCGGCGCTATCATTAGGCGTTTTTTCCAACGCCTTGTTGTAGCTTTCCATTGCCTTTTGAAAGTTGCCGGTCGATTCCCAAAGTTGCCCATTGGCGACAAGCACTTCAGGACCCACGGTGGCAGGTTCATCGGTCAAACGCAGTGGATCGGTATCCGAAGTCTCGGCGGCATCCTTTGCCGAATCACGTCGGAAGACGCCTGCGATCGCGTCGGTCGTTTTGCCGATCGCGTTCTTGGCCGAAACGCCAACCGCACTGACTTGGTCCTTGGCACCGGTCGCGGTTGAAGCGATCGACTCGGTCATCGAAGGCTGGTCGGCCTTTGGCGCATCGATCGTGGCTCGCGAAAACGGGTTCATCGACGCAAACGTCGGCCGTTGGTTCGAGCATCCCGTCGAGAAGCTCACGGCTGAACCGGCAATAAGCGAGAAGAGCAGTGCGCGTTGAATTTTTGTTGATCGTTTCACGAGAAATTCTCCCGAAGGCATGCCGTTGAAGTCCTCGAATAGCAGTAGAGACTTCAGAATGGTCTGGGCAAGCAAATTTGCGGTTTAATCGAATGGTTCCGTTTTTAGGGATCGACCCGGATCCCCCGGTAACTTGACTGCGTTTAGCAATTTGCTGAAAAGACAATAAAAAAGACGAACTTCCTGTAAAGAAAGTCCGTCTTTCGATTGAACGCTAGCATCGCTGAAGCCGTTTTGGGGCTCGCCTTGGTTGCTAGCAAGACGTGTTGGCTTGCAAGCATGGATTGCTTGCAAGCATGCTTGTCACGACTACTGGGTCGCGGTCGCACTGCCCGATGCGGAAACCGAAGGCAGCTTCGGTGCCGGCAACACTTCCATCCAGTTCCGATTGATCTTGGTTGCCCAAGCACCGGGAGCGGTGGAAGGCTCGCGATCGGTCACAAAAACATTGGTGGCGACACCGGCGGTTTGGATACCGTCGAGCGTTTGCCGAACCGCAGCCACGCGAGCATCGGTCTCTTCGTCGCTCTTGCCACGCAGCACGTAGATGTTCCGTCGCGACTCGGGTGATTGGGTGGCGATCCAATGAACACGATTGTGTCCCGAGGCTAGCAGAGCGCCATCACCGGATCGGAACAATTCGTGACCGATCGTGTTGTGTAGCCGCCATCCGTTGTTTTTCATCACTTCAAATGGAGCGGTCACTTGACGTGCGTCCATTTCTTGGAATGGCTCGGGCCATGCATTGTTGCGGTGATAATCAATGCTCGCTTGATGCCAAAATTGGTGCCAATCAGCGGATACGGTTCCCACTGAAACGCTGAGCATCAAAGCTGCGATGGCAATGCGGCCGCGTCGAACTAAATGTTTCATATCAGGCAGTTCCTTCCGCCGGGTGCGTTCACAATTCAAGAGCAGCATGCGCGATGGGCATCCAAAGCTCAGGGCCGACATTCACATCGACCTGCTCGAGACGGAATCCATACCGCCTTGCTAGGAACTATCGGCCGCACCACCCCAATGACTTGTCCGTGGCTGAGCGACTCGGGCATGACCGCTAGAACCGTCACACTCTGCCAACGGCAACCGATCCACGGTGAAACGCAATCCGGTTCGCGAGCCCTCATCGGTCCTGTTCGGAAATAACTTCGTCATTCGAGTTTTGTGAGCAATCAACCGGGTGAGGTGTTTTCTCGGCGAGTGGACGCAACAGGCCGACCCAAGCAGCGAAGTAACGTTTTTTTGAAAAATATGGCCGGCAACGATGGGGATGCTACCAAGATCCCCGCCGCCGCTGCGAATAGGATGAATGAATCGGAACGGAATCCCGGCGTCTGTTCCTTTCCCCCGCGTCTGTTCCTAGCCCCACTGCTCATCGAGATCGTCAATCGTGGCTCGACCATCCTCTTCCCACACCGATTTGCACGACGAGTCCAGCGAGACGCAGCCCGATTTGATCGTAGCATCGCTTGTCGACCAGGACCCAGCCGAATTGCCGATCGCGGCGACCCTTGTCAGTGAAACGAGCGATCGGAGTGATGAAGTGGCCTCTGACGCATTAACGGATGCCGCAGTGGCGAAACGCGAAGCCATTGGATGCCGGGGTGACGAGGTGGCGTCCGGCGTCTCGACCGCCGACGGGGAATCGATTCGCCCAAGTCGTCTGCGACGAGGATGGGGATTTTTGACATGGGCGGTTTCGGGCACGTTTTCGCTGGTATCACTGATCGTGATCCTGGCGGTGTTGACCGCGATCCCGCTGCTGCAATTGATCGCCTTCGGTTACTTGTTGGACGTGGCAGGGCGGCTAACCAATGGCGCCAAGTTTTCTGACGCGCTGCCCAATTTGCGTCGTGCCGGCACCGTGGGACTGGCCGCGCTCGCCATCTTTCTTGCTTCGCTACCGACGCAATTACTAATCCACTGGGAATCGGTTGCCCAATTGATCGAACCTGGTTCGGCCCAAGCCGCTTCGATGCGGACGATGGCGATCATTGTTTGCTTCCTTGCGCTGGCGTACCTGATGTGGGCTTGGGTACGCGGTGGATCGCTGCGGCATTACTTGTGGCCTGAGCCTAAACGATTTTTACGTGAAGCATGGCGTCCGCGGACGTATCACACCGCGGTGGACTCGTTGTGGGATTTCACGACTGCATTCGAATTACCACGTCTTTTCTGGTTGGGGCTGCGGGGTTTCATCGGCACGTTGATTTGGTTGTCGCCGGCCTTGCTGTTGATCGCGGCCAACCGAAACGGAAAACCCGGAGCCGCCGGCGTGATCGGAGCGGTTTGCATTTTGTTTCTCGGCATCTCGCTGCTCTACCTGCCGATGTTGCAAGCCCACTTTGCCTCGGTCAATCGGTTGCGGGGACTGTTTGCCGTTCGCACGATTCGCCGCGATTTTCGCCGAGCGCCGTGGGCGTGGCTGCTTGCGATGGTCATCGGTTTGGTGCTGATGCCGATTCCGCTGTACCTGTTGAAGATCGAAGCCACTCCACGTGAAGTGGTTTGGTTGCCGTGCCTCGTCTTTGTCGCCTTTATCTTGCCCGCACGAATCGCCGAGGGCTTGGCACTGCGACGGGCGCGAAGCAAAGCAGAACCTAGTGGCACTTGGGCCCGCATCTCTCGCTGGAGTGTCCGGCTGCTGATGTTGCCCGTCGTGGGAACCTATTTGGCGTTTTTGCAGTTGTCCCAGTACACCAGCTGGGACGGGCTGATGACGTGGATTCAACAACACGCGATCCTGTTGCCGATCCCGTTCATGGGGGGCGTCTAAGGATCGCCCCATTGAGAATCCTCGATCCTGCCTAGATCGTTCCTGTAGCGAAAGTCGCGGGCGGCTTGTTGTTTTAGTCGTACGATGGACTTCCTAGTCCGTCGAATGCGCCATTGACGGACGAGGAAGTCCATCCCACACCCCTTGCCGCAGGAACCTTCATTAAATCAACAAGCCGTCAAGACTTTCGGCAGCATGGCGTAACCCATCGGGAAATCGAAATTCTTCACGAATTCCGCTACCAAGTTTCCGCCTCGGATGCGTTCTCGGACAGTGCCTAGAAGCTATCCAGATTAGATCGTTTGGGTTTGAAAAAGAAGTCCTGTCCGACGCGGCGTGAACGTCGGGTACAATGAAGACGTAGCCAGGGGTGCGGTATGCATTCGCATGCCCTCGTTCTCAGCTCGTTCTCAGCTCGTTTCCAACCTTGTCGATTCTCGTTCGCTCGCTTTTTCATTGGGCTTCGTCTGCATGCCTTCACGCAATCTGAATATCATTCTGCTGACGTTCTGTTTTTCACTTTTGTGCTACCTGACTCATCGACGAGCCAAGCCGGCGATGCTGGTGGGAGACGCACTTGATTTGATCCACCACCACTACGTCGACCCGATCGACGAAGACCGATTGCTGACCGCTGCGATGAACGGCATGACGTCGATCTTGGATCAAAATTGCGAATACATTCCGTTGGATGCTTACGCGTCGTTCCAGGACAGCATGAGTCAAGAATTCGCGGGAATTGGAATCTACGTGGAACAACCGGACGTCACCAAGCCGGTCCGTGTCGTCACCCCCTTGGTCGGATCACCCGCACTTCGCGCAGGAATGATGCCGGGAGACGAAATCATCGAAATCGACGGCGAAAATGTCGCCAAGCTGAGTTTAAAAGAGGTCAGTGCCAGACTAAAAGGCCCGATCGGCACCGTGGTTTATGTTGTCGTGCGGCGTGACGATCAAGAATTGTCGCTGTCGATCGACCGATCCACCATCGAACTCGAATCGGTGATCGGAGACTATCGCGACGAAGACAACAACTGGGTGTACCGATTGCAGGACGATCCATCGATCGCCTACGTCCGTTTGACCAGCTTTGGCGAAAAGACCGATGGTGAACTACGCACCGTGCTAGAGCGGTTGAACAATGATTTCCGCGGTCTGGTGCTTGATCTACGTGGCAATAGCGGAGGTTTGCTGTACGCGGCGGTCAACGTCTGTGACATGTTCCTGGATCGTGGCCGCATTGTTTCGACGCGAATTCGAGGCGGCAAGATTTACGACGAATTCGATGCCCAAAGCGGCACCTTGGTCAATCTCGACAAACCGGTCGCCGTGCTGATCGATGGGAATTCGGCAAGTGCCAGCGAGATTGTCGCGGCTTGTTTGCAAGATCACCAGCGAGCCGTTGTGGTGGGCACTCGCAG
Proteins encoded:
- a CDS encoding radical SAM protein — encoded protein: MKNRSVTSLGKSAIAAIDPRPRADHVMIGTTDSLCPECMTVVPAKIITRGQRVYFRKKCPQHGVREDFVCSDASWWDRDEGHTASVLPLVRSTDAAKGCPHDCGLCEEHEQHTCIGLVELTDRCNLSCPMCFASSGPSGKDHSLDDIIASLDRLIECEGHAEVCQLSGGEPTLHPQFERVVDEALARPIDYVMINTNGLRLAKDAALVERLAKNRDRIEIYFQWDGLDRELVRRVRGEDVIDAKRRALDRLGDADLNVTLVSTLTSPLDEHFYRDLWAEALGRPNVTGLSLQPATLSGRHWLPADLEDRVTFPDVIQGLAKASGGMIREHDFTPLPCAHPNCHQIMLAARDGDRLAALNQIAPVADNLDLIAGGISFTPERSQQLVRLFLERMSHCGSDCGCADVVSLGPTISPSSTPSAPLSANMDPVLDRFFARVLAQQATAKDLMRVTITSFLDAYNFDVRQLMKCCTHHVLPSGHMVPFCAYNTLYRPGHLKLPPLKP
- a CDS encoding prolipoprotein diacylglyceryl transferase; its protein translation is MFQSRIAYAVCMGLAAVIATYWIRRRQRSMNLDTMQRIGILVGGLVGATVGAKLPFLLAGTFAGGNPLDLWFSDGKTVLWGLAGGYLGVEFAKWTFYVRVSTGDSFVIPIAIAIAIGRIGCLLYGCCYGIATNQQWGMRFPTADDGGLLLRHPAQLYEFAFHIAFACAAYYGIRQQKAMRHWMLLYLIAYASFRFISESWRPELRLAGGLTFYQWSSVGIGIGFSALLLWRLRVEKMTIRLNNDPESKFGI
- a CDS encoding alkaline phosphatase codes for the protein MRFFSLPVCFALIAASSAGAIPTCCGKDSAATVAVTAEASPKSSSQPRATNPALPRVDTMRELQSEAIKKQSADWGHWGHIPSRYSTWLNHSNRLIPIYTFGITLDPLREEGSVYSDPARLEKLYGKVPTNTVNPTAAYFDQTDVYRLQKKAIEQGRKNIILFVFDGMDWQTTRAAAIYKSGRVGYDTGRGDVLSFQNYRGTKTDFGYFCTSPRLGGTKFDVNSQVVLGGGKDASGGFNVKRGGAYPWLEQSNSDYLLGLDRSEPHSVTDSAASAVSMTAGVKTYNGSINYTVDGEHIVPIARELQPQGFQIGVVTNVPLSHATPGAAYANNVARYDYQDIARDMVGLRSASHRDHPLQGIDVIISGGWGEGKDKDAAQGDNFAQGNPYFHQTDLHAIDRKNGGKYTVAQRTSGVAGRAGLMQGADEAIRQGTRFLGFYGATGGHLPFQTADGGFNPTFDAKGTESYSQADIDENPTLADMAEAALKILEKSETGFWLMVEAGDVDWANHANNLDNSIGAVLSGEAAFERIVDWVERTQGWDDTAIIVTSDHGHFLVIDDAEVIAEAGREDRQAVSTP
- the rnc gene encoding ribonuclease III translates to MNSSEFDSVSDAAEINLVDDLEGVDGGDQASKLRLCQEIIDYRFKDESLLLSALTHASGASHRLESNERLEFLGDSVLGLTVCHWLYEEYPEYNEGDLTKIKSYVVSRRSCGKIACALGLDRCLIVGRGVTRNRSFPKSLVSDVFEAIVAAVYLDGGPEVIRERLKKWLADEVRVAVESQGASNFKSTLQQYAQRELSSTPVYRMIRETGPDHRKAFLISAVIEDRSFPAAWGNNKKDAEQRAASNALAELHDLSVPYPQDEMHD
- a CDS encoding tetratricopeptide repeat protein: MSFSTGCSNQRPTFASMNPFSRATIDAPKADQPSMTESIASTATGAKDQVSAVGVSAKNAIGKTTDAIAGVFRRDSAKDAAETSDTDPLRLTDEPATVGPEVLVANGQLWESTGNFQKAMESYNKALEKTPNDSAALTSIARLHFRQGNHAKATEYFQLAIKQSPGDAALYNDLGLTLSKTGNHDEAAKMIAKSLELAPGTSRYANNLASVLFESNKKQEALQVLMQNNKPAVANFNMAYLHYSKGQMNEARGFLSETLKFDAQGASDAAVKKAVERSREMLAQIDASRGVNPAQAPVEKIAAQPPQTQASVAQAAGAPANGTTDAAASIAARANADVPAAAVSYRPAATTWAPSTATGNPNAAATTPASPAVPSYSTPSFQPATLSVNPKATAETTPGTWPTTPGAAAKPAAKPVQPAAEKPADSEASSPSGSGFQLPHGFQFPESH
- a CDS encoding DUF4013 domain-containing protein, whose protein sequence is MARPSSSHTDLHDESSETQPDLIVASLVDQDPAELPIAATLVSETSDRSDEVASDALTDAAVAKREAIGCRGDEVASGVSTADGESIRPSRLRRGWGFLTWAVSGTFSLVSLIVILAVLTAIPLLQLIAFGYLLDVAGRLTNGAKFSDALPNLRRAGTVGLAALAIFLASLPTQLLIHWESVAQLIEPGSAQAASMRTMAIIVCFLALAYLMWAWVRGGSLRHYLWPEPKRFLREAWRPRTYHTAVDSLWDFTTAFELPRLFWLGLRGFIGTLIWLSPALLLIAANRNGKPGAAGVIGAVCILFLGISLLYLPMLQAHFASVNRLRGLFAVRTIRRDFRRAPWAWLLAMVIGLVLMPIPLYLLKIEATPREVVWLPCLVFVAFILPARIAEGLALRRARSKAEPSGTWARISRWSVRLLMLPVVGTYLAFLQLSQYTSWDGLMTWIQQHAILLPIPFMGGV
- a CDS encoding S41 family peptidase — protein: MPSRNLNIILLTFCFSLLCYLTHRRAKPAMLVGDALDLIHHHYVDPIDEDRLLTAAMNGMTSILDQNCEYIPLDAYASFQDSMSQEFAGIGIYVEQPDVTKPVRVVTPLVGSPALRAGMMPGDEIIEIDGENVAKLSLKEVSARLKGPIGTVVYVVVRRDDQELSLSIDRSTIELESVIGDYRDEDNNWVYRLQDDPSIAYVRLTSFGEKTDGELRTVLERLNNDFRGLVLDLRGNSGGLLYAAVNVCDMFLDRGRIVSTRIRGGKIYDEFDAQSGTLVNLDKPVAVLIDGNSASASEIVAACLQDHQRAVVVGTRSYGKGTVQNILPLQYGRSALRLTVARYYRPNGKNIHRVLDAKPEDEWGVSPNPDMEVSLDESTLEKLSKRWREASYPSLAAVSEMQLHSDEPTRDKGDKESTSAKQGTDVETMPEGGLSLDPVLRRAVEAIDADRAIDDAPRSDAVPAAA